From the genome of Solanum lycopersicum chromosome 7, SLM_r2.1:
TGATGATTCGTCTTTCTTCCCAGCAAGAATCATTGAAATCTGGAGACCTCTACTGAACGCCTGGTTGAAGAGCAACCGCGTCTGGAACTCTGATACGAATGGGAACCAAGACAAGACCACAACTGGCGCGAATATGAACAGACCCATGATGCATTCGTATGCCCGTGCCAACTCCATCACTGAATCCCAAATTCCAAGTCCCTTAAAACAGGGCCTGCATGCTTGACCAATCTTTGAACATAAAGGAAGAAATTAATCACAAAGGTGTAAAAGATCAGATGAAGCTATATTTTAACATGCAAGTACATTAGTTGTATGACTTAACAGTGGGAAACATTCATTTCATTCTAGTAGCTTATTGGAGAAACAGCAGCAGAAGTTGCTATGGCAATATTACCAAGAATAAGATCAACAACATTCCTGGTGTGATCCCAAAAGTGTGGGGTCTTGGGAGGATAGAGTCTACACAGACATAAACACTACTTCcaaggtagagaggttgtttccgatagaccctTGGATCAAGGAAAAGCATTTCAAAGCAGTTGGGAAAAAGAAATAGGAAAAGAAGAAGCCATGACAAGAAAATAAAGACAGCATGGCGAAGTATGctgaaaaaagaaatagtaacaacaaaaaaataataaggtaATCGACGTACGAAAAAAACAACATATagtaagaaaaattaaaggacAATGGTCTATGATAATACGTAGAAACAAAAATTACCAAGAATTAGATCACTAATTGAAGAGAAGAGTTTAACTTTCTAAgtaaatcaaattgaaagaatgtaaaagaggggggggggggggggggagtcaAATAACAAACCAAATAGCAAGAAACAGAACAAAAATAGATGATCCTTAGATATACAAGAAAATGAACTTACAAGAAGAATGCCCCAGCCTGTCGGTACGAAGGCAAGAATGGCAGCAAATAGATCACTCATGGTCAGGCCACAAACAACAAATAACACAGTCATGACAGATACGAATCCAAGGAATAGAAGTGCTTTCAGAATTCTGAACATGAGCTGAAAATCAGTCCCAAATCTTCGTCTGCCCATTGATACCATCTATAGCGAGCAAAATAACAAGAAGCATGATTAGATAAACATATCAAGTCCAAAATAAGCATGTATAATTGTTCCTTCATAATGTTTCGCGTATCCAGTTCAAACATATAGAAAGGTGCAGCATGAATTACTCTGATAGATCAAGTTATAAAGCTAGAGGACTGTCGACGAAGCTGATATTTTGCAATTAAAAGAACCTAAATATTCAGTGGATAGACATAACTAGGAAAGATAGAATTATGCAATCTGTTTAAACAACAATTCACCCCCATCAACAGTAAGATGGTAAATGTGATTACTTCACCCACTTCCAACATATTGGGGTTAGTTAAGTTGTAATGTGTCAAGCAAGCTAAGAGGTAAGTAAGTACCTTCAAGACCAGAAGAGCGGTTAGCATAACAAACCAAGAAAGTCCATACACCTGTATGAGATGATTTAATGGAAACTGTAAGACTCTTCTTCAAAAAGGAGAGACAAAAGTTAAAACTATATAATGACAAGTAAGTTCTTACCAGTAAATTTCTGCTGCCGTGAGCTATATCAAGGTGATAGACAATTCCATACTGGAAAATGAAAAAGCGGAAGGCAAGGATAATGTCAATCACTCTACCCCTTAGATTTGTGTGTTTTAGATGTTCCTGCTCCCCATTCCACCAAGATTCCCAACTTTTATCCGGTGAAATCCCAATGCCTCCACGATTTCCCATCCACCTCTTCCAATCTGTCCAATCATCTACTGTCTTTTGCCAGTCGAAACCAGACGGATTGAACACAAAGGGAGCAAACAACCAGGAACCTACCAAGAACCAAATTGAAATAGTAACAAACAAGTATAACTGTGATTCACGATATGATTCCCCATAGACTTCATAGACAATTAACAGCATAAACAGCTCAAGCCCCTTGACAAAGTGACTGCGAGAATACATCCTGTAGTTATCTGCATACTTTGCATGAAAAACAACAAAGCCACGACCAGTAGCTCGATATTTAGAACCTCCATGCAAGATAGTTCTACCGTAATAATGTGCTTTTGTTCCGAGTTGGAATGTAAAAAATACAGAAGCAAGCTGCAGCTGCATTATTACAAAATCACCCAGGGCCGTGCGAAATCCTCTCTCCAGCCCAATTTCCATTACCATAGGGAGTACAAGCAACAAGCCCAGCTGAGATATAGATGAGGGAGCCATAGCCTCTTCAAGAGCTTTGGACTGACGAACTGTGGGATCCTCCAGAATTCGCTTTTCCAATCCACTCAAGACCATATATAACCGTCCATATAGAAACACATAGACAGTAAGCACTGTAGCCTGGAAAATTGACTACAGAATAAAACTCCAGTTGCCAGCAGatataaattataagaaaaattttgaaactaaaGGAGACAGGAACTCATTTTTTTCTGGGAGGACTGGATAACTACTGCTAGTGTAGCAACAAGAGAACACAAAAATATCTGAACTTCCTTGTAGATCAATAAAGGTAAGTAAGAAATCAGCACTCGGAACCAATCTTTGTATTTAGGTTATGTAAGCGAAGGAATTAGCTTAGCTTCTCACTAGATAAATTCTTTCACACAGTACACTTGTAAAGAGCTGCAAGTGACGAGCAATAAATGCAGGGACAAGCCCGAGActtatttttctcctattttGTATCCCAAATATTAGAATTACGATCTGATGGTTTAACTAATTTGTTGCTTAAAATTGTATTCTGAATATGTTTACTACATACTAATGAGCAGAATGCAGATTCAAAACATTGTTCAGAAACAAAAAATGCAATGAGAATGAGGTTTCACATCTATACTATGTCATAAGACCAGGTACATAGAGTAACAGCCTGTTGGCCTCATGGTCTTTCCTGATATATAATTTCAAGTTTTCCCCTTTCTGTTTGAGGAATGCTGAAAGAGAAGGTATTATCTTAGGATCATATGTAAGATGATGCCTTCTTTCACTATCTTAGGATCACATGAAAATGATATTAGTTTTTACAACAACAGCTAGCCAAAAACCTTGCTTGATTCATCAGTCAcatatttcaaaagattttatgCAATGAAGTGTATGCATAGCACTAAGAGCAGTTTGCATACCATGCTGCTGAAGTAGAAACCAACTGTGGTGAAGTAGAACGACAACATCCTGTAGAAATCAAATCGACGCCCAAGCCTATAGACATCACGACTCAGTGTTTGTTCTCCATTTCCATTTGCCACCTTTGCCTCAAATTGAGAGATCTGATTCATCCCCACATCACGACCCTTCCCTACTTGGATGTACTCATGATGTGTTACGAATCCTCCACGTAAAGTTGAATTATAACCTGAAGATGCACCCCGGTTAAGTACCAAAATATGCCTTTACAGTTTCACCATTAAGAAAACACTATCCCACCTGAAAAGATATCTTCACTCAGGTTAATCGTTTTAGAAGCTTTGCTAATACCACCCCTTGTTACATGAAAGATTCTGTCGAAAATATCAGGATGACCATAATGAAATCTTACcctgtaaaatttaaaaagaacaaaacaagTTGAGTCaatctttaaaagaaaaaacagtaaatgaaaataataaatagccCTGTTGAATTGCAATTAAGAGTAAAAAAGATCATATCAAATAGTATCCATTTCTGCACAGTTGGATTAGAAGGTTGAAAGTTGAAAAGGCAAGAGACCCCTGGAAGAAGCGTCAAAGAAAGCTTCTAATTTATGATCAACATGCGATCGTTACTGGATGGCAATTGGTCAAGTACAGGGATATATGCAATATATTAGTCTGGCAATAAATTTGTGCAACTTACTAGAGCTAAGTCCTGAGTAACAAAATTGAGACTAACAAAGTCAAATTGTATCCAGAAAAGAggtgaaaagaaaaagtaaaaaacaaagaCACAAAAAGACAAGGCTATTTAATATTGTAGGGTGTAACTTAAGTGTCAAAATGTAgaataatcataaatatatagCCAGGAAAGATTAGGCTCAAATCAACACCAAACCAGGAAAAGACTCTTCAGTTTTCCTACTTTAGAACCAAACAATCCAGTTAAGATAACAATAGCCTAAACTAAGCCAAACATATATTCATCTCAAGTCCAGAAAGTTCAACAAGAGAATTGAACTTAAAGAATCAGTTCAAAACATTTACAGCTGCACAAGAACAGTCATGTCTGCATAACTTTTTCTGCAATAGGACTCTTGCACTGCAAGAGATGAAGAAACTATCCCCAGCATTAGTTAGTGCTAAAGAAATAATATGGGCTTTCCAGGTATATATCGATACATTTATATGAAGTTGATGGTATGGATTTGCTCTCAGGCACTTTTATCGCCAACTGGTCATGAAAGCACATCTGGAAAAACTAAAATACCACACAAAGTATACTGTTCTGGGTGGCTACTAGCCAAAGAAATAGCCCTTGCACAACATAATTTGATGAGAAGAGAAAACCCATTGcgttcaagatttttttttgtaaagaaaaaacaGACATAGTTAACCATCTTTCCCTTTACTGTAAGATAACAAGTTAACAACACAACTATGTAGAATTATCTTAAACCTCAACGGGGTATCCTGGACCATGCCTGGTAAGATTATGCTGAGGTCAGACAGGCTCTAACTAGTTGGGAGGAAACAAGCTTACAGGCAAAGGATATGAGTAGATGGAGAATCGTCCCTGCTTGGAGAAGGTGGACAACCTGGAAGAAAAGGAATTCCAGATGTTTTGACAATGTTGAGAATGGAGTGCAGAAGATCAAACTAAAGTTCATCTTGCTTTTgtgtttttggtgtaaacagatTTTCTTAAATGATATTGTCTCTATTGTTGATGTTTTAGATTCAATATAGACATATAGGACAATAGAAATTGAGAGTGCTTTGTAAATATGGTTTCATTGCAACCCATGTACTGATTTGTTAATTTGATATATAGATATTGTAAccagtttaaaaaaaaaggtgttcTTTCTAACAGCTTTAagcttttaaataaaataatcacatACTTCAACAGGTCCAATTTCATATTGTCCATGCTCAAAATGTCCAGCCCTGAGCATGCTGGAAAGTGGGGAGCGGCGAAGGACTCTTAGAACTTGATCTCTACAGGCTATGCGAAGCAACTGGATGACATGTTCACGGAAGCCTTATATGGAACCCAAGTACCAACATGATTAACATTAAAAACATAGGTGTACATATATAGGCTTTTCATGCATATAGTGATATATTTATAGGCAGCTGATTTGTAGAAAATTAAAGGCTTAGTTACCTTAATTAGAATTTACTGTACTGTAAATGTATTTATACCTCTGATTCTTGGAAAGAACAATAAAATTTGTTGAAGTTGAAGTGTGTGACCATCTTTATCTAAAAGCTTAAACTTTTAGAGAGAGAACACTTTTATTATCTCATTATATTTTCAACACGCCCCCTCAAGTGCGGGCATGATTCATTTTTATGAGCCAAGCACGTggaaattctttttattattggtGGCAGTGAGATTCAATCTCAGGACCTTTGCCTGCTCTCACACCATGTTGAAGTGTGTaaccatctcatctaaaagcttaagCTTTTAGAGAGAgcacaattttaatatttaattatattttcaacaaaattactctttttttttattacagtTAGGTTAGATTATAAGTACCTGGAAAGTTGATGTCCTTAAACGGATGATTACCATGTGACTGTTAATTAATGTTCATGAACAAAGCAGAAAAGGGTTTGCAAAGTTGAGCTGGTTACTACTTATTTTATGCGGAATAAGTGGATATGTAAGGCAGAGAGCTAggagaaagaaaatgaaaaaatcatttaattttctttccttAAAAGAGAGAGTCAGCTGGGGCTCCTtcgaaacaacctctctacctccctcaggtaggggtaaggtttgtgTAGACGCTACTTATGAGACAGTGgatatgatgttgttgttgttgtaaaagAGAGAGTCAAACAACAATCGttaaaaaatgaccaaaaaccagcacaaaaataaaactaaaacaatCAATGTCTTATACAGTGGTACAATGGAACTGAACGTTAGCAGCTTCAGGTTTTCAACATATTATGCATCAGCAGAAAACATATTTCATTGGAAGTCAGCCAGATGACTCACCTCAAGGGGTTTGCTAAAATTCTTTGTCCGATGGTTACAAAACTGGTCTCCTGATTGGACATGAACCAAGCAAGCGAAGAGACACtacaaaaaaaaggataaagtAAGCAATTCTATAACCGTGTGAGCTATCAAGGGCTTATAACATCAAACATTGCGAACCTTCCAGTAAAAATATGCTCCCTTAAACCTAGTATTGTCGGTCTTCGCTTTCTATGAGGTTTCAAGAATTCTTCCAATACATTCCTCATCTTGAAAGcttcttcaaaataattatcCTAGAAAGAAAGAAGTTAGACTCGTAGTACATAGTTAATGGAGaagcagaaaaattaaaaacttactTGATTCATATCTATGGTTTGTAATGCTTCTCCTCGAGTAAAAATGATGgcatgattttgattttcagGTTTCCCTTCCCCAATTTTAGGCGGGCCAGGAAGCTTGATACGGTATATTTCCTAGCATGGCAGCACAAGAAGACACTTACTACTTATTCCAGTGATATGAAAAAGaaagttgaaattttgtgaaaattgaTCGCTCAAGAAAAAACATTTGTTGACAAaacctttgtttttctttgaaGTCACACTCATACCTCATCCAATTTATCACCTCCCTTCACCAGCACAGAGTAGTAAACCTTCTCGGACTTCCCATTAATAGCTTCATCCCGCTCATCTATGTAAGCAACCCGTAAAGATGGATACCTGAAAGGTTTAAAATAGAAATGAAGATACCCACTTCTTTCTCCTAGAAGAAAAGTCGGAATTTCCAACTTACGTCAACATGAGATTCAGAATATTGACATAACAACTACGGTCTCGCTGTTCACTGGACTTCTTCTGAGCACCATAGATCTGACAGGACACTACATATGTGAACTTCAGATCAGCCAATGCCTGTGCACGCTCCTTCAAAGCTCTGTAATCTGTTCGATTCATATCAATGATCCGATATCCTCCAAATATTGCTGCCATGTAAAGGGTAGATAGTTAACACCAACCACATCCAACTCACAGTATCACAGATATATTGTTAtacaaataaacaataaaattcaaatagcACCTTTGTCCTCTGCAAAATCCAGAAAGTATTGAAGCTCAAGAGCCTCCCTATAGTACATCATTCCTCTCACTGGAATTCCACGAGCAAAATACAAAACAGAAAGCATAGTTGAGTGACAACAAAATTTACAGTCAGAAGTTGTATGAAATATCAAAGATGTTATTGCGATCTGACCTGTCCTTGCAAGTGTCTGTCCTCTGTATGATACCCAGTAACGAATTAATTCATTCTTGTCTTTACTTATGTCCTTAAGCTTGGGATCATTGATGCGGTCCTCAAAATTTTTCCATTGATCTATTTCATGGTCAAATAAAGGCAATCGAGATTAGTACTTCATCTATGTTGTAACGTGACACTGTAATTAACAAGCCACAATTACACACTCGCCTGGATATATCTTCTGAAGGTAAAACAGAGTGGTAATACCATCCTCATTTTCTTTGTTAAGCTCCTCATCAGAATAGAGAACATCTTCATTATAGTAAGGAGTCAAGACACTGAACaataaatacatattgaaattaGTTCTGCAATTGCAGCACAGCAAGCGGACACATAGTTGCAACATGAGGAAATGGCATGCAACATAAATATCACGCATTTTAAGCTATTTGGAGGAAGAATTTAAAAGTAACACGTATGGTATGTGGACAATTGGCATTTCAAACCAATCAAGTGACGAAATGAAAGCAAGAAGTTTCTCAAGTGCCTCTTGTCattcttttaatatatgaaaGTGAATCCCCATATTTTCTACAgaaatttcttttcaattgctGTTTTATCACAAAATCCTTATACCACAGCTGTCAGGTATCTGTACAGGACAAGCATCTGTTGATAACTGCTATTCCAAAACCTGTTATTGAGGGAGTGTACTCCCTTTATCCCCAAAACTTGATCTGCTTTCCATTTTAGTCCTTGTGAACCTCACGTTCTTTCTTTAAATAGAAAACGATCTCCTTCAGATATTCTAACTATTATAATCAACGGTATTCAATAACACGCCATACTTGATGTCACAATTTCAACTAACTAGTCCAATTCTTCATACTTCAAACTACAGTTTTAAGAACTTTACAAACCCAAATATCATCTGTAGAAATAGTTTACTCTGTCTCATATTTAATGAGACAGtgagttgaaaaataaaagagtgaGAACTTTTCTCTACGATATATAAAAGTTGTATATGTGGCAGAACAATGGACAGGcatcttttaattaattgttcaCATAAAACAGCAAATGGGAAGATGTTCCAAATTGGAAGAAatagcattttttttttgagaaggaaAATTGGAAGAATCAGAATTCATTCTCCGTTATCATAAAGGTTTGCTTTGTAACACTACGAGATTCATTTGTCAAACAACCACTTTAGCAATGTGGCAGGCCAACATAACTTAGTTCCTGATCTATAGCTTCAGCAATGCTTCATAAAGAAGAGAACAACAAACTCACCAGCAAAGCAATAAAGGTCGTCCAGAATTAGCTCAGAACTAACCTGAAAGAAAGCATATTACGAACTCTGGGAGCATCTGGCATTTTCATAAACAGGGAGTTTGCGAAAAAAGTAATTCGACGGCGAGCATCCAAATTTGTAGGAACATTAATTGCAGACTCTTTCACAGTCAATAACAAATTAAGCCGGATAACCTATAGAAAAAATGGAGTATTAAAGACGCAGATAATAAGCATTAGTAAGATATAAAACCATGATATAAAGAATTAACGAACAAAGAAATTACAGGTTCAAAATACCTTTTCCTTCCAAGACCTGTTCTGAGTAAGATAGATATTTATCCTTTCAAATCTTTGCTCCTTTCTATCAATCTGGTGAGCTCTCTCCAAAATTCTAGTGaaaaaagaacagagaaaaCAAAATTGTAAATCAAAATTGAAGATGCTCGTCATAGTGCAGATTTGATTACGTAAATCTCGTGTTCTCTGAGAAAACTAATTTCTGTCAAGAACTTACTCATGGCCATCAAACATAACATCTTGAATGATAATTTCCATGATATCTTGGATAAGGTTAATCATAGGTGATCTTTTCGCCTCTTCCTCTTCATAATCTGCCACCTGTTAGTACCACAATCAAACACACAGAACGTACAAGCAGAAAACTCAGCCtccaaaatttcatcaaaaatgctGAATTCGAGATGGAGAAGAAAACATTTAGATCATGTTACTTGTTTGTGCATATACATGTATTGCACTAACCAGAAGATTCAAGAATCTCTCCAATTTATCATTCAGTAAGGGCAACCCACTCATCCGAAATTTCCTTAAgaaccttttttcttttatgcttTCATCTATTTCTTTGCGTATCTGCTCCACAACCCTATAAAAGAgaccaaattccaagaagtcaTATGGATTCTTAGTGACAAATTACAAGTACTGTCGGTACGACAAATATGGACCTGGACCTTCAGCTTTAGATAGTCAACGATAAAGAAAAAGACAAGTGAAGTAGTTGAAATTGCCTTACATCTTGTCATCTTTGTCTTCCAGAATTCCAACCAGCAAATATCTAAGTGTCTCATAGCACTCGATCACTGCAGAGCGCATAAAATC
Proteins encoded in this window:
- the LOC101249281 gene encoding callose synthase 7-like isoform X1 — encoded protein: MASTSGTKAEGGVGPPRTASRRVSKAPTMVDPAAGEDQNSLDSELVPSSLASIAPILRVANEVEKQNPRVAYLCRFHAFEKAHRMDPTSSGRGVRQFKTYLLHRLEREEEETQPQLARSDPREIQKFYQNFYEENIRDGHQTKKPEEMAKIYQIASVLYDVLRTVVPSSKVEDETKRYAKDVEEKRDYYEHYNILPIYAAGVKPAIMELPEIKASLRAIRNMDNLPVLRMPDDKDKSVNDILEWLASAFGFQKANVANQREHLILLLANMDIRNKSVDDDANYNELDTYTVKQLKDKIFKNYESWYKYLHCPTNLRFPPGCDKQQLELLYIGLYLLIWGEASNIRFMPECLCYIFHNMAHEMHGILFGNVLPVSGGAYQPVSHGEESFLRDVVTPIYQVIQKESSRNLNGTASHSSWRNYDDLNEYFWSDKCFKLGWPMDKKADFFVHSDKRNTANVGHNNVATGRRKPKANFVENRTFWHLYRSFDRMWIFFILALQAMVIIAWNQSGSLSVIFDADVFKSVLSIFITAAILNALRATLDIVLSLRAWRSLKITQILRYLLKFAFAAFWVVVMPVAYAKSVQDPGGVLRFFSNLGGYIENESLYYYCVAIYLIPEILAAFIFFFPFLRKSMERSNWRIISLLMWWAQPKLYVGRGMHEDMFSLLKYTLFWIMLLISKLSFSYYVEILPLVQPTRTIMDIRITSYDWHEFFPHMPHNIGVVIVLWAPVLLVYFMDTQIWYAIFSTIVGGIYGAFSHLGEIRTLGMLRSRFESIPSAFSERLVPSSKKEKKHRYEDDSLERKNIAKFSQMWNEFILSLRMEDLISHKERDLLLVPYSSSEVSVIQWPPFLLASKIPIALDMAKDFRGKEDADLFRKIKSDDFMRSAVIECYETLRYLLVGILEDKDDKMVVEQIRKEIDESIKEKRFLRKFRMSGLPLLNDKLERFLNLLVADYEEEEAKRSPMINLIQDIMEIIIQDVMFDGHEILERAHQIDRKEQRFERINIYLTQNRSWKEKVIRLNLLLTVKESAINVPTNLDARRRITFFANSLFMKMPDAPRVRNMLSFSVLTPYYNEDVLYSDEELNKENEDGITTLFYLQKIYPDQWKNFEDRINDPKLKDISKDKNELIRYWVSYRGQTLARTVRGMMYYREALELQYFLDFAEDKAIFGGYRIIDMNRTDYRALKERAQALADLKFTYVVSCQIYGAQKKSSEQRDRSCYVNILNLMLTYPSLRVAYIDERDEAINGKSEKVYYSVLVKGGDKLDEEIYRIKLPGPPKIGEGKPENQNHAIIFTRGEALQTIDMNQDNYFEEAFKMRNVLEEFLKPHRKRRPTILGLREHIFTGSVSSLAWFMSNQETSFVTIGQRILANPLRVRFHYGHPDIFDRIFHVTRGGISKASKTINLSEDIFSGYNSTLRGGFVTHHEYIQVGKGRDVGMNQISQFEAKVANGNGEQTLSRDVYRLGRRFDFYRMLSFYFTTVGFYFSSMATVLTVYVFLYGRLYMVLSGLEKRILEDPTVRQSKALEEAMAPSSISQLGLLLVLPMVMEIGLERGFRTALGDFVIMQLQLASVFFTFQLGTKAHYYGRTILHGGSKYRATGRGFVVFHAKYADNYRMYSRSHFVKGLELFMLLIVYEVYGESYRESQLYLFVTISIWFLVGSWLFAPFVFNPSGFDWQKTVDDWTDWKRWMGNRGGIGISPDKSWESWWNGEQEHLKHTNLRGRVIDIILAFRFFIFQYGIVYHLDIAHGSRNLLVYGLSWFVMLTALLVLKMVSMGRRRFGTDFQLMFRILKALLFLGFVSVMTVLFVVCGLTMSDLFAAILAFVPTGWGILLIGQACRPCFKGLGIWDSVMELARAYECIMGLFIFAPVVVLSWFPFVSEFQTRLLFNQAFSRGLQISMILAGKKDESSHS
- the LOC101249281 gene encoding callose synthase 7-like isoform X2, whose translation is MKSRSRILELLIYEEEETQPQLARSDPREIQKFYQNFYEENIRDGHQTKKPEEMAKIYQIASVLYDVLRTVVPSSKVEDETKRYAKDVEEKRDYYEHYNILPIYAAGVKPAIMELPEIKASLRAIRNMDNLPVLRMPDDKDKSVNDILEWLASAFGFQKANVANQREHLILLLANMDIRNKSVDDDANYNELDTYTVKQLKDKIFKNYESWYKYLHCPTNLRFPPGCDKQQLELLYIGLYLLIWGEASNIRFMPECLCYIFHNMAHEMHGILFGNVLPVSGGAYQPVSHGEESFLRDVVTPIYQVIQKESSRNLNGTASHSSWRNYDDLNEYFWSDKCFKLGWPMDKKADFFVHSDKRNTANVGHNNVATGRRKPKANFVENRTFWHLYRSFDRMWIFFILALQAMVIIAWNQSGSLSVIFDADVFKSVLSIFITAAILNALRATLDIVLSLRAWRSLKITQILRYLLKFAFAAFWVVVMPVAYAKSVQDPGGVLRFFSNLGGYIENESLYYYCVAIYLIPEILAAFIFFFPFLRKSMERSNWRIISLLMWWAQPKLYVGRGMHEDMFSLLKYTLFWIMLLISKLSFSYYVEILPLVQPTRTIMDIRITSYDWHEFFPHMPHNIGVVIVLWAPVLLVYFMDTQIWYAIFSTIVGGIYGAFSHLGEIRTLGMLRSRFESIPSAFSERLVPSSKKEKKHRYEDDSLERKNIAKFSQMWNEFILSLRMEDLISHKERDLLLVPYSSSEVSVIQWPPFLLASKIPIALDMAKDFRGKEDADLFRKIKSDDFMRSAVIECYETLRYLLVGILEDKDDKMVVEQIRKEIDESIKEKRFLRKFRMSGLPLLNDKLERFLNLLVADYEEEEAKRSPMINLIQDIMEIIIQDVMFDGHEILERAHQIDRKEQRFERINIYLTQNRSWKEKVIRLNLLLTVKESAINVPTNLDARRRITFFANSLFMKMPDAPRVRNMLSFSVLTPYYNEDVLYSDEELNKENEDGITTLFYLQKIYPDQWKNFEDRINDPKLKDISKDKNELIRYWVSYRGQTLARTVRGMMYYREALELQYFLDFAEDKAIFGGYRIIDMNRTDYRALKERAQALADLKFTYVVSCQIYGAQKKSSEQRDRSCYVNILNLMLTYPSLRVAYIDERDEAINGKSEKVYYSVLVKGGDKLDEEIYRIKLPGPPKIGEGKPENQNHAIIFTRGEALQTIDMNQDNYFEEAFKMRNVLEEFLKPHRKRRPTILGLREHIFTGSVSSLAWFMSNQETSFVTIGQRILANPLRVRFHYGHPDIFDRIFHVTRGGISKASKTINLSEDIFSGYNSTLRGGFVTHHEYIQVGKGRDVGMNQISQFEAKVANGNGEQTLSRDVYRLGRRFDFYRMLSFYFTTVGFYFSSMATVLTVYVFLYGRLYMVLSGLEKRILEDPTVRQSKALEEAMAPSSISQLGLLLVLPMVMEIGLERGFRTALGDFVIMQLQLASVFFTFQLGTKAHYYGRTILHGGSKYRATGRGFVVFHAKYADNYRMYSRSHFVKGLELFMLLIVYEVYGESYRESQLYLFVTISIWFLVGSWLFAPFVFNPSGFDWQKTVDDWTDWKRWMGNRGGIGISPDKSWESWWNGEQEHLKHTNLRGRVIDIILAFRFFIFQYGIVYHLDIAHGSRNLLVYGLSWFVMLTALLVLKMVSMGRRRFGTDFQLMFRILKALLFLGFVSVMTVLFVVCGLTMSDLFAAILAFVPTGWGILLIGQACRPCFKGLGIWDSVMELARAYECIMGLFIFAPVVVLSWFPFVSEFQTRLLFNQAFSRGLQISMILAGKKDESSHS